Proteins encoded together in one Nostoc sp. PCC 7524 window:
- a CDS encoding GAF domain-containing protein yields MIKSNSEVTKLTNALAKLQVEILEHEQTKQQLVQKTSELSAILQLIPDAYLLLDANGTVLKYQPGKTQNPSSLPEMIPGRQILEYLPEQARDEFQQAIAQALQTQSPISFTYTATSTFVVRLLSLSPQQVIVLIRESYQPLETEFSHSHIKFQDIVENAKNIIFTLTTEGILSYVSPNWKDILGHELADVIGQSFVPFVHPDDVPLCLDYLSKIIHTGQNQEAIEYRVKHKNGSWRWHTSNASTIKDANDNILYCLGISHDITARKLAEKALAEKVKLANFRAEVDALLAHSSSLQEIMHGCTEAIVKHLEAAFARIWILNKQENILELQVSSGMYTHVDGPHRRVPVGQFKIGLIAEEGKPHLTNSVQTDPRVGNKEWAKNEGMVAFAGYPLIIDGETLGVIAMFSRHILSESTFEALRITAHEIAIGIKRKQTEAALRESEAKFREIAQKEALLNRLASQIHASLELNAIVETAVKEICQLLQIDRCAFWWYRQNIDVPYWEIVYEVQTCPDKCLLPTQINDVEAKLIAANTLNKQMIRINNLETVTDATAQKFLRDFGLTAFMSLPVHTQSGEIGAFSCGSCSGFRLWLDNEVELLQAVTNQLAIAIDQAKLYSQSRIAAQAAEEKAQQLEAALLELQQAQVQLIHSEKMSSLGQLVAGIAHEINNPVNFIYGNINHAREYVRDLLHLVELYQQHYCPPLPEIHEQIYAMDLDFLSQDLLKVLDSMNVGAERIRQIVLSLRNFSRLDEDGMKPVDIHEGIDSTLLLLQNRLKAKAEYSEIHIIKEYGNLPKVFCHGGQMNQVFMNLLTNAIDALEAGIGNGEWGVGEKSHPIPHILPPTPQILIRTELTADQQVLIRIADNGPGMTEEVRDRLFDPFFTTKPVGKGTGMGLSISYQIIVNKHQGKLQCISAPGEGAEFIITIPLSELGS; encoded by the coding sequence GTGATAAAATCAAACTCCGAAGTTACTAAATTAACCAATGCCCTGGCAAAATTGCAAGTTGAAATCTTAGAACATGAGCAAACTAAACAACAGCTAGTCCAAAAAACATCAGAATTATCAGCTATCTTACAATTAATACCAGACGCATACTTGCTGCTAGATGCCAATGGCACTGTTTTAAAATATCAGCCTGGAAAGACGCAAAATCCCTCCAGTCTGCCAGAAATGATTCCTGGTAGGCAAATCCTGGAATACCTGCCAGAACAGGCCAGAGATGAATTTCAGCAAGCGATCGCTCAAGCCTTGCAGACACAATCTCCAATCAGTTTTACTTATACTGCAACTAGCACATTTGTAGTCAGATTATTATCCTTGTCTCCACAGCAAGTTATAGTTTTAATTCGTGAAAGTTATCAACCTCTAGAAACAGAATTTAGTCATAGTCATATTAAGTTTCAAGACATTGTAGAAAATGCCAAAAACATTATTTTTACATTAACAACTGAAGGTATACTATCTTATGTCTCTCCCAATTGGAAGGATATATTAGGACATGAATTAGCGGACGTTATCGGTCAATCTTTTGTCCCCTTTGTCCATCCTGATGATGTACCACTTTGCTTAGATTATTTATCAAAAATTATCCACACTGGCCAAAACCAAGAAGCTATAGAATATCGTGTAAAGCATAAAAATGGCAGTTGGCGATGGCATACAAGTAATGCCTCAACCATTAAAGATGCTAATGACAATATTTTGTACTGTCTGGGTATTTCTCATGATATTACTGCCCGTAAACTTGCAGAAAAGGCACTAGCAGAGAAAGTCAAGTTAGCTAATTTTCGGGCTGAAGTTGATGCTTTGCTCGCGCATAGTTCCAGCTTACAAGAGATTATGCACGGTTGCACCGAGGCTATAGTTAAACATCTAGAAGCTGCCTTTGCCCGCATCTGGATACTGAACAAACAAGAAAACATTCTAGAATTACAAGTCAGTTCGGGAATGTATACCCATGTTGACGGCCCCCATAGACGTGTACCAGTTGGTCAATTTAAAATTGGTTTAATCGCCGAAGAAGGTAAACCCCATTTAACAAACTCGGTACAAACAGATCCGCGTGTAGGTAACAAAGAATGGGCTAAAAATGAGGGTATGGTGGCTTTTGCTGGCTATCCCTTAATTATAGACGGGGAAACACTAGGGGTAATAGCGATGTTTTCTCGTCACATACTTAGCGAATCTACCTTTGAAGCGTTAAGAATTACTGCCCATGAAATTGCTATTGGGATTAAGCGCAAACAAACTGAAGCAGCATTGAGAGAATCCGAGGCTAAATTTCGAGAAATTGCTCAAAAAGAAGCTTTACTTAACCGTCTTGCCAGTCAGATTCACGCTTCTTTGGAACTCAATGCCATTGTAGAAACCGCAGTCAAAGAAATATGCCAGTTGTTGCAAATTGATCGTTGTGCTTTCTGGTGGTACAGACAAAATATCGATGTACCTTATTGGGAAATTGTGTATGAGGTACAAACTTGTCCTGACAAATGTTTGTTGCCCACTCAAATTAATGATGTGGAAGCTAAACTCATAGCCGCAAACACTTTAAATAAACAGATGATCCGCATCAATAACCTAGAAACAGTGACAGATGCGACTGCCCAGAAGTTTTTGCGTGATTTTGGCCTTACCGCCTTTATGTCTTTGCCTGTACACACCCAATCCGGTGAGATTGGTGCTTTTAGTTGTGGTTCTTGTAGTGGTTTTCGACTTTGGTTAGATAATGAAGTAGAACTACTACAAGCCGTTACTAATCAACTTGCGATCGCAATCGACCAAGCTAAACTTTACAGCCAAAGTCGCATCGCTGCCCAGGCTGCCGAAGAAAAAGCCCAACAATTAGAAGCAGCTTTACTAGAACTACAACAAGCCCAAGTGCAATTAATTCACTCAGAAAAAATGTCCAGTTTGGGACAATTGGTAGCAGGTATTGCCCACGAAATCAATAACCCTGTAAATTTTATTTACGGTAATATCAACCATGCCCGTGAATATGTCAGAGACTTACTGCACTTGGTAGAACTTTATCAACAGCACTACTGCCCACCATTACCAGAAATTCATGAGCAAATCTACGCGATGGATTTAGATTTTCTCAGTCAAGATTTGCTCAAAGTTTTAGATTCTATGAATGTAGGCGCTGAACGCATCCGCCAGATAGTTCTCTCATTACGCAATTTCTCCCGCTTAGACGAAGATGGCATGAAGCCAGTAGATATCCATGAGGGTATCGATAGCACTTTGCTGTTGTTACAAAACCGCCTAAAAGCTAAAGCAGAATATAGCGAAATTCACATTATTAAAGAATACGGCAATTTACCAAAGGTTTTCTGTCACGGTGGACAGATGAATCAGGTATTTATGAATTTGTTGACTAATGCGATTGATGCGTTAGAAGCGGGAATAGGGAATGGTGAGTGGGGAGTAGGGGAAAAATCACATCCTATTCCCCATATTCTACCCCCTACTCCCCAAATTCTGATTCGGACTGAACTCACTGCTGATCAGCAAGTCCTGATTCGCATTGCAGATAATGGCCCAGGCATGACTGAAGAAGTACGCGATCGCTTATTTGATCCCTTCTTCACCACAAAACCAGTAGGTAAAGGTACTGGCATGGGCTTATCAATTAGCTACCAAATTATTGTTAACAAACACCAAGGGAAACTACAGTGTATCTCTGCCCCAGGGGAGGGAGCAGAGTTTATAATTACAATTCCACTATCAGAATTAGGGAGCTAG
- a CDS encoding VOC family protein, with amino-acid sequence MTIQYTDAIVTIATLNLDQLANFYTNFLGENPIKFIPNVYAEFQFTGLRLGIFQPKNTHNSEFQDSAKSKMSLCLEVSNLEDAIAHLTDLGYPPPGEIAVASHGREMYAYDPDGNRLILHQNHRG; translated from the coding sequence ATGACTATTCAATATACCGATGCAATTGTGACAATAGCAACGCTAAATCTAGATCAATTAGCGAATTTCTACACTAATTTTTTGGGAGAAAACCCAATAAAATTTATACCGAACGTATATGCTGAGTTCCAATTTACTGGGTTGAGATTGGGGATTTTTCAACCCAAAAATACACATAATTCAGAATTTCAAGACTCAGCTAAAAGTAAGATGAGTCTGTGTTTAGAGGTGAGTAACTTAGAAGATGCGATCGCCCACCTGACAGATTTAGGTTATCCCCCACCAGGAGAAATTGCCGTAGCTTCCCACGGTAGAGAAATGTACGCCTATGATCCTGATGGCAATCGCCTGATTTTACATCAAAACCATAGGGGATAA
- the ylqF gene encoding ribosome biogenesis GTPase YlqF, translated as MGLTDNYKLNLIQWYPGHIAKAEKNLKEQLSRVDVVFEVRDARIPLATHHPQIDDWVGNKTRVLVLNRLDMIPPQVRSLWVDYFQNRGEEPYFTNAQHGQGITAVAKAAQAAGVELNQRRRDRGMLPRPVRAVVIGFPNVGKSALINRLLGKRVVESAARPGVTRQLRWVRISDQLELLDAPGVIPAKLGNQEAAVKLAICDDIGQASYDNQLVAAALVDLLNSLQEQAGELLPKSPLYSRYQLDPIPHTGEAYLHALAQHRNQGDVERTARQLLTDYRKGLLGTMPLELPPYI; from the coding sequence ATGGGCTTAACAGATAACTATAAATTAAACCTAATCCAGTGGTATCCAGGTCATATTGCCAAGGCGGAAAAGAATCTCAAAGAACAGCTATCACGGGTAGATGTGGTATTTGAGGTAAGAGACGCGCGGATTCCTTTGGCAACACACCACCCCCAAATCGATGATTGGGTGGGAAATAAAACGCGAGTTTTAGTATTAAATCGGTTAGATATGATACCGCCCCAGGTGCGATCGCTGTGGGTGGATTACTTCCAAAATCGGGGAGAAGAACCATATTTTACCAATGCTCAACATGGTCAAGGTATTACCGCCGTTGCCAAAGCAGCGCAAGCAGCCGGGGTAGAACTGAATCAAAGAAGACGCGATCGCGGGATGTTGCCTCGTCCTGTGCGGGCTGTGGTGATTGGTTTTCCTAACGTTGGTAAATCAGCCTTAATCAACCGTTTATTAGGCAAGCGAGTTGTCGAAAGTGCCGCCCGTCCCGGTGTAACGCGTCAACTGCGCTGGGTACGCATTTCCGATCAGCTGGAATTATTGGATGCCCCTGGAGTCATCCCGGCTAAGTTGGGAAATCAAGAAGCAGCAGTGAAACTGGCAATTTGTGATGATATTGGTCAAGCCTCTTACGATAATCAGCTAGTAGCGGCGGCACTCGTAGATTTACTAAATTCTCTCCAAGAGCAAGCAGGTGAATTACTACCAAAATCACCCTTGTATTCCCGCTACCAACTCGACCCCATACCCCATACAGGAGAAGCCTACTTACACGCCTTAGCACAGCATCGTAATCAAGGTGATGTAGAACGAACAGCTAGGCAACTTTTAACCGATTATCGCAAAGGTTTATTAGGAACCATGCCTTTAGAATTACCACCTTACATATAA
- a CDS encoding VanZ family protein — MTRNNKLRQKYNWLLCLISILAVLLATLYPFDFSGFDSFSLSKIIISFKNASSFQDQVNNILLFMPLGFSLASGLQNLNIKKIRQILIVILASFSLSLTVEFSQIFLPSRMPTPADLINNTLGGFLGLICFQIWHNPSFSSTVKQIENSRVSQSIQKIIGFCVGYIILAVLISFLWQTTTTLSNWDINYPLIIGNERTGDKPWQGYVSELQIADRAISISEVGKILDEPGYFEKFGDSLLANYQLTGKCCYQDQTGKLPKLIWKGNPKNQQESKGVFLSAEHWLQTSTPVTYLSNRISQTSEFTISTTVATANLEQNGPARILSVSGNSLRRNWTLGQQGNSLDFRLRTPITGENGTELNLHIPNIFLDTKPHHLVITYSRATIQVYVDQLQNAYSFNLIELIPQQQRVFYYALTFIPLGIGLAILSLLAKGRLIFSQVVLYSGILIPSLILEGILVSESGKTFNLKHLLLGITFTAGTILVLKVRASQLKMRS, encoded by the coding sequence ATGACTAGAAACAATAAATTACGACAAAAATATAATTGGCTACTTTGCCTTATCAGCATTTTAGCTGTCTTATTAGCTACCCTTTATCCATTTGATTTTTCAGGCTTCGATAGTTTTTCCTTATCTAAAATTATCATCAGTTTTAAAAATGCTAGTTCTTTTCAAGACCAAGTAAATAACATCTTGTTATTTATGCCGTTAGGTTTTAGTTTAGCTAGCGGTTTGCAAAACTTAAATATAAAAAAGATACGGCAAATTTTAATTGTCATATTAGCAAGCTTTAGTTTGTCATTAACAGTAGAATTTTCCCAAATATTTTTACCCTCAAGAATGCCGACACCTGCGGATTTAATAAACAACACATTGGGTGGCTTCTTAGGGTTAATTTGTTTTCAAATCTGGCATAATCCCAGCTTTAGCTCTACAGTCAAACAAATAGAAAATAGTAGAGTTAGCCAATCTATTCAAAAAATAATAGGATTTTGTGTTGGATACATAATTTTGGCAGTTTTAATTTCATTTTTATGGCAAACTACTACTACTTTAAGTAATTGGGATATTAACTATCCCCTCATCATTGGTAATGAGAGAACGGGTGATAAACCCTGGCAAGGATATGTATCTGAGTTGCAAATTGCCGATAGGGCTATATCAATAAGTGAGGTAGGAAAAATTTTAGATGAGCCAGGTTATTTTGAAAAATTTGGTGATTCTTTACTAGCAAACTACCAATTAACTGGGAAATGCTGCTATCAAGACCAAACAGGAAAGCTACCCAAATTAATCTGGAAAGGAAACCCTAAAAATCAGCAAGAAAGCAAAGGTGTGTTTTTAAGTGCTGAACATTGGCTACAAACATCAACTCCTGTGACTTACCTGAGTAACAGAATTAGTCAAACATCAGAATTTACCATCAGTACCACCGTTGCCACTGCTAATTTAGAACAGAATGGCCCGGCGCGGATTCTCTCTGTTTCTGGTAATTCTTTACGCCGTAACTGGACATTAGGACAACAGGGAAATAGCCTAGATTTTCGCTTACGAACACCGATTACGGGAGAAAATGGGACAGAGTTAAACCTGCATATACCTAATATATTTTTAGATACAAAACCACATCATCTAGTTATTACTTACTCTAGAGCTACAATCCAAGTGTATGTAGACCAGTTACAGAATGCTTACTCTTTTAATCTCATAGAATTAATTCCTCAACAGCAACGAGTGTTTTATTATGCACTTACTTTTATTCCTTTAGGAATTGGTTTAGCCATATTAAGCCTATTGGCAAAAGGCAGATTAATCTTCTCTCAAGTTGTTCTTTACAGTGGAATCTTGATACCTTCTTTAATCCTAGAAGGTATTTTAGTGAGTGAAAGCGGCAAGACTTTCAATCTGAAACACTTGTTATTAGGAATAACATTTACCGCAGGGACAATACTGGTGTTAAAAGTGAGAGCTTCTCAATTAAAAATGAGAAGTTAA
- a CDS encoding adenylate/guanylate cyclase domain-containing protein translates to MTELTLRLKQGDTETTVTVNYDVFTIGRLPECNLYLPFGGVSRKHAQIVKKAHDSWIIEDLGSKNGTQVNQTFINKTQQLHHGDVICLGNVDIVVLFHTPPPPPPPTKQVTVVENSEQRTIFRNVKQLQQQWIDADSNNGDIGNKNKTIARLKDLVDIAKNLCAAASIEEIFYQVEQVVFRYLSSIDRLALLIDVNGCGHLELVNAGTRSKTQQKYLLADASWISRSICQKVFEEKVVIQTADTHKDERFSCEHSILLKGIRSAMAVPLWDENKVVGVLYADAHLSSYHWANEGEEELSFFSALANLVASSVQRWLLAEKLKTEEVIRHRLERYHSPAVVQQLIAVGSSPDGRLPPAESEISILFADLVGFTAISERLTPTAIAQLLNKLFEEMLQEVFACGGTLDKYIGDCIMAFFGAPEPQADHADRATTAAKGMLNRLEHLNANGFWQEPLQLRIAINSGKAVVGDVGSSQRVEYTALGATINLAARMESICPPSECVISEATYHLLSHPDDFQEMGDYRFKGIDRLVKVYQRKLQSVTTFIH, encoded by the coding sequence ATGACTGAACTGACTTTACGCTTAAAACAGGGAGATACGGAAACCACTGTCACAGTGAATTACGACGTATTTACAATAGGTCGGTTGCCGGAATGTAACTTATACTTACCTTTTGGGGGAGTGTCCCGCAAACACGCCCAAATCGTCAAAAAGGCTCATGACAGCTGGATAATTGAGGATTTAGGCAGTAAAAACGGGACACAGGTTAATCAAACGTTTATTAACAAGACTCAACAGCTACATCACGGTGATGTCATTTGCTTGGGTAACGTGGATATAGTCGTGTTATTTCACACTCCGCCACCACCGCCACCTCCAACTAAACAAGTAACTGTAGTGGAGAATTCTGAGCAAAGAACCATTTTTCGTAACGTCAAACAATTACAACAGCAATGGATAGATGCTGATAGTAATAATGGTGATATTGGTAATAAGAATAAAACTATTGCTCGTCTAAAAGATTTAGTAGATATAGCTAAAAATCTTTGTGCAGCAGCATCTATAGAAGAGATTTTTTATCAAGTTGAGCAAGTTGTATTTCGCTACCTCAGCAGCATTGACCGTTTAGCATTATTAATTGATGTCAATGGTTGCGGTCATTTAGAATTAGTTAATGCTGGCACTAGAAGTAAAACCCAACAGAAATATTTATTGGCTGATGCCAGTTGGATTAGTCGGAGTATTTGCCAAAAGGTATTTGAAGAAAAAGTAGTAATTCAAACTGCTGATACTCATAAAGATGAGAGATTTTCTTGCGAACATAGCATTTTGCTCAAAGGGATTCGTAGTGCTATGGCTGTACCCTTATGGGATGAAAATAAAGTAGTAGGTGTGCTGTATGCTGATGCTCATCTGTCTTCTTACCACTGGGCAAATGAAGGTGAGGAAGAACTGAGCTTTTTTTCAGCTTTAGCAAATCTTGTAGCTTCGAGTGTCCAACGTTGGTTACTAGCAGAAAAACTAAAAACAGAAGAAGTTATTCGCCATCGCTTAGAACGTTATCACTCACCGGCGGTTGTCCAGCAGTTGATAGCTGTGGGTAGTTCACCAGATGGACGTTTACCGCCCGCAGAAAGCGAAATTAGTATTTTGTTTGCAGATTTAGTTGGTTTTACAGCTATTTCTGAAAGGTTAACACCAACCGCGATCGCCCAATTATTAAATAAGTTATTTGAAGAAATGCTACAGGAAGTGTTTGCTTGTGGCGGCACTTTAGATAAATACATCGGTGATTGTATCATGGCATTTTTTGGCGCACCCGAACCGCAAGCAGACCATGCCGATCGCGCCACAACCGCCGCTAAAGGTATGCTAAATCGTCTAGAACATCTCAATGCCAATGGTTTCTGGCAAGAACCCTTACAATTACGGATTGCGATAAACAGTGGTAAAGCAGTTGTTGGGGATGTGGGGAGTTCCCAAAGGGTGGAATACACAGCATTAGGCGCTACTATTAACCTAGCGGCAAGAATGGAAAGCATTTGCCCTCCTAGTGAATGTGTGATTAGTGAAGCTACATATCACTTACTTTCACACCCTGATGATTTTCAAGAAATGGGAGATTACCGCTTTAAAGGTATTGATAGATTAGTCAAGGTTTATCAAAGAAAATTACAGTCGGTAACGACGTTTATTCATTAG
- the adhE gene encoding bifunctional acetaldehyde-CoA/alcohol dehydrogenase produces MQVTNIEELELLVQRVKTAQAKYSNYSQEQVDVIFKKAALAANAERIPLAKLAVAETGMGIVEDKVIKNHFASEFIYNKYKHEKTCGIIEEDHTFGIQKISEPVGIVAGIVPVTNPTATTIFKALIALKTRNAIIFSPHPKSKKCTVEAAKIILKAAISAGAPEDIIGWIDEPTVELSKALMQHSEIKLILATGGPGMVRAAYSSGNPSLGVGAGNTPAVIDSSAHIQTAVSSILLSKTFDNGMICASEQSVVVVDDIYEKVKQEFICRGAYFLNDEEKQKLGSVILKEGRLNPAIVGQSVDNLAKLAGISLPNDTDASQAPKIYKVLIGEVETVGEGEAFAYEKLSPILAMYRAANFPEAVDKAEKLVEFGGLGHTSVLYTNPANLDDIAYFENKMKTGRVLINTPSSQGAIGDLYNFKLDPSLTLGCGTWGGNTVSDNVTPHHLVNIKTVSQRRQNMLWFRVPPKVYFKYGCLPVALRDLVGKERAFIVTDKQLFDLGIVDKVTQVLDEIGVKHDVFHDVEPDPTLSNVNKGLALLRSYQPDVIIAIGGGSPMDAAKVMWLMYEHPDVEFEGLAMRFMDIRKRVYELPPLGQKAIMVAIPTTSGTGSEVTPFAVVTDDRVGVKYPLADYALTPNIAIADPELVSNMPKKLTAYGGIDALTHALESYVSVMASEFTDGLALQAIRLLFKYLPSAYQNGANDPKAREKVHYAATIAGMAFANAFLGICHSMAHKLGATFHVPHGLANALMISHVIRYNATDIPFKQAIFPQYKYPNAKDRYAQIADHLHLGGNTADEKVELLVSAIENLKRQIDIPATIKQALGDEDQEFYAKLEEMAEQAFDDQCTGANPRYPLMNDLKELYVLAYQGCRIDAALYHNSDAAILRGVGV; encoded by the coding sequence ATGCAAGTCACTAATATCGAAGAATTAGAATTACTTGTGCAACGAGTTAAAACTGCACAAGCTAAATACTCAAATTACTCTCAAGAACAAGTCGATGTCATCTTTAAAAAGGCGGCATTAGCTGCTAATGCCGAACGGATTCCCCTAGCAAAATTGGCAGTAGCAGAAACAGGTATGGGGATTGTCGAAGATAAAGTGATTAAAAATCACTTTGCTTCGGAATTTATCTACAATAAATACAAGCATGAAAAAACCTGCGGGATCATTGAAGAAGACCATACATTTGGCATTCAAAAGATATCTGAGCCTGTAGGGATTGTTGCCGGAATTGTCCCCGTAACTAATCCTACTGCTACAACAATTTTTAAAGCGTTAATTGCTTTAAAAACTCGTAACGCCATTATTTTTTCACCCCATCCCAAATCTAAAAAATGTACTGTAGAAGCAGCAAAAATTATTCTGAAAGCTGCAATTTCCGCAGGTGCGCCAGAGGATATTATTGGTTGGATTGATGAGCCAACGGTAGAGTTATCCAAAGCTTTAATGCAGCATTCAGAAATTAAATTAATTTTAGCCACTGGCGGGCCAGGAATGGTACGTGCTGCTTATTCTTCTGGAAATCCATCGTTAGGTGTGGGTGCTGGTAATACTCCAGCAGTCATTGATAGCAGCGCACATATTCAAACTGCTGTGAGTTCAATTTTATTAAGTAAAACCTTTGACAACGGCATGATTTGTGCTTCGGAACAATCAGTTGTTGTAGTTGATGATATTTACGAAAAAGTCAAACAGGAATTTATCTGCCGGGGCGCATATTTTCTCAATGATGAGGAAAAACAAAAGCTGGGTAGTGTAATTTTGAAAGAGGGCAGATTAAATCCCGCTATTGTCGGACAGTCAGTCGATAATTTAGCTAAATTAGCCGGAATTTCACTGCCAAATGATACCGATGCTTCCCAAGCCCCAAAGATTTATAAAGTCTTAATTGGTGAAGTTGAAACAGTGGGAGAAGGTGAAGCTTTTGCCTATGAAAAATTATCGCCAATTTTGGCTATGTATCGGGCTGCAAATTTTCCTGAAGCAGTAGATAAAGCTGAAAAATTGGTGGAATTTGGGGGATTGGGACATACATCAGTTTTGTATACAAATCCCGCCAATCTGGATGATATTGCCTATTTTGAGAACAAAATGAAAACCGGGCGTGTTTTGATTAATACCCCATCTTCTCAAGGTGCAATTGGTGATTTATATAACTTTAAACTTGATCCATCTTTAACTTTAGGTTGCGGGACTTGGGGAGGTAATACAGTTTCCGATAACGTCACACCCCATCACCTTGTCAATATTAAAACGGTATCCCAACGTCGCCAAAATATGTTGTGGTTTCGTGTTCCACCCAAAGTATATTTTAAATATGGGTGTTTGCCTGTAGCTTTACGTGATTTAGTAGGGAAAGAACGCGCTTTTATCGTTACAGATAAACAATTATTTGATTTAGGAATAGTCGATAAAGTTACCCAGGTGTTAGACGAAATTGGCGTAAAACATGACGTGTTTCACGATGTTGAACCTGATCCCACATTATCCAACGTCAATAAAGGATTAGCCTTACTCAGAAGCTATCAACCAGATGTAATTATTGCCATTGGTGGGGGTTCGCCAATGGATGCAGCCAAAGTCATGTGGTTGATGTACGAACATCCCGATGTGGAATTTGAAGGCTTGGCGATGCGGTTTATGGATATCCGCAAGCGAGTTTATGAATTACCACCCTTGGGACAAAAAGCCATCATGGTGGCGATTCCCACAACATCCGGGACTGGTTCAGAAGTGACACCCTTTGCTGTGGTGACAGATGACAGAGTAGGCGTGAAATACCCCTTAGCAGATTATGCCCTAACTCCGAATATTGCGATCGCCGACCCGGAACTCGTCTCAAATATGCCCAAAAAACTCACAGCCTACGGTGGGATTGATGCTTTAACTCATGCCTTAGAATCCTACGTATCCGTAATGGCTAGCGAATTTACAGATGGTTTGGCATTGCAAGCAATTAGACTATTGTTTAAATATTTACCCAGTGCTTACCAAAATGGTGCTAATGATCCGAAAGCACGGGAAAAAGTCCATTATGCCGCCACAATTGCCGGTATGGCCTTTGCGAATGCGTTCTTGGGTATTTGTCACTCAATGGCACACAAACTCGGTGCAACCTTCCACGTCCCCCACGGACTCGCCAACGCCTTGATGATTTCCCACGTCATCCGCTACAACGCTACGGATATTCCATTCAAGCAAGCAATTTTTCCCCAGTACAAATATCCTAATGCTAAAGACAGATATGCTCAAATAGCTGATCACCTGCATTTAGGTGGCAATACAGCCGATGAAAAAGTGGAATTATTGGTATCTGCAATTGAAAATCTCAAACGTCAAATTGATATTCCTGCCACAATTAAACAAGCTTTAGGAGACGAAGATCAAGAGTTCTACGCCAAGTTGGAAGAGATGGCAGAACAAGCATTTGATGATCAATGCACCGGAGCAAATCCACGCTATCCACTAATGAACGACTTGAAAGAATTATATGTCTTAGCCTATCAAGGTTGTCGGATAGACGCAGCACTATATCACAACAGTGATGCGGCAATTCTCAGGGGTGTAGGGGTGTAG
- the pflA gene encoding pyruvate formate-lyase-activating protein, translated as MQNVQFPIPKIEHHTLENSHIVPEIINSGYVHSVETCGTVDGPGIRFVIFTSGCPLRCLYCSNVDCRYLENGKQVSVDELVTEIQKYTSYMKSSGGGVTISGGEPLMQPGFVREIFKRCQELGIHTALNTSGFCNLESAKSVLEFVDLVMLDIKSFDPATYAKVTGCNIQTSLDLAKYLNTINQPTWMRFVLVPGLTDDPGNITGLADFIAPFNNIERLEVLPFHKMGEYKWQELGLEYLLENTPPPTPEQVQAALDIFRSREIFAI; from the coding sequence ATGCAAAATGTACAATTCCCAATTCCTAAAATCGAACATCACACACTAGAAAATAGTCATATAGTTCCAGAAATAATTAATTCTGGCTACGTACATTCAGTAGAAACCTGTGGAACAGTTGACGGGCCTGGGATTCGATTCGTAATTTTCACATCTGGTTGTCCTCTGCGTTGCCTTTATTGCAGCAATGTTGATTGTCGCTACCTGGAAAATGGTAAACAAGTCAGCGTTGACGAACTGGTGACAGAAATTCAGAAGTATACATCTTATATGAAATCTTCTGGTGGAGGTGTGACAATCAGTGGTGGTGAACCATTAATGCAACCTGGGTTTGTGCGAGAAATATTTAAACGTTGTCAAGAATTAGGTATTCATACAGCGTTAAATACTTCTGGATTTTGTAACTTAGAATCTGCTAAATCCGTATTAGAATTTGTAGATTTAGTCATGCTGGATATTAAATCATTTGACCCAGCAACTTATGCTAAAGTTACAGGATGTAATATCCAAACATCATTGGATTTAGCGAAATATCTCAACACAATTAATCAGCCTACTTGGATGCGATTTGTGTTAGTTCCAGGTCTAACTGATGATCCAGGGAATATTACTGGTTTAGCTGATTTTATCGCTCCATTCAATAATATTGAAAGATTAGAAGTCTTGCCATTTCATAAAATGGGTGAATACAAATGGCAAGAATTGGGTTTAGAATACCTATTAGAAAATACCCCTCCGCCAACTCCAGAACAAGTACAAGCCGCATTAGATATTTTTCGTAGTAGAGAAATTTTTGCTATTTGA